The Gossypium hirsutum isolate 1008001.06 chromosome A03, Gossypium_hirsutum_v2.1, whole genome shotgun sequence genome contains the following window.
CTCAGATCCCCCTTAAGTCTTCTCTTAAGATGACCATGATTGGGTACTCTCTAATTTGGGTTCTTTTGTTTTTTGAATGCCATTTTATGGGAATTTTTAGCTGTTTTGAACTATTAAATTCTTATAATCTTAGGTTTTTTGAAACATGTCATTGTAGAAAATCATTAATCTTTGCATTGACGAATGTGGCTTTATATGATGgtgtaaataatattaatttcaatTGTTCTTCTTCTTGTTGTTATGAATATGTAGAACTGTTGAAGATGATATAATCGTCGATCCAGTCGAGGCACCGGAGATTATCGATGATTTTGAACTTGGGCAAGATGAAGCTGTTGATATTAAAGATAAAGAGGTTAACAAGCAGAAATTGAAGAGACGTATAGATCAATACAAGGTTAGAGTCTCTTCTTTTCATACATCATACATCATGTATATGAACCTTTTTTTCATTCCTCTTATTATAACTGCTTTTCACTAATCATGGTTGTACATATGTATTACTCGAGACCTAGTAGTTatgaaccctaaaccctatattGCGGCTTTTTAAACACTCTTCTTTGCATAAAAGTTAATGATTTGTTCTTGTCTTGTTTACATCTAAAGTGTTGATTGTGAAAGAAATAATACGAAATTTGCTTTGCTGAATTGAAAAAGTTATCATACATTGTTAGGTTTGATTCTATTGAGGGTTTAGATAACTCCTCTTATTATAATTGCGGTTTCACTAATCATGGTTGTGCGTATGTATTTCTCATTTACTTGAGATCGAGTAGTTAGGAACCCTAAACCCTTTATTGTGTCTTTTTAAACACTCTTCTTTGCATACAAGTTAATGATTTGTTCTTTGTCTTGTTTACATATAGATCGAACTAAAAGCTCCATGCCGTAAAGGAAAGAAACTGCTTGTTTTGGATATAGACTATACTTTATTCGATCATCGATCATCTGCTGAGAATCCACTTCAACTTATGCGACCTTGTAAGTCTACTgtcttttaatttgaatttatgcGTTCGGTATGTTTTGGTAGGTGCTAATGCTGAAGataacctttttttcttttggcaGATCTTCATGAGTTTCTAACAGCTGCTTATGCTGAGTACGATATTATGATTTGGTCTGCGACCAGGTGAGTCATATTCCCATAGCCATCTTAAATTTTATCGTCAACCCGTAGCTTACACGAGTATGTTAGTTTACTTTCTCagttgtttttgatgttttgaagaGTCATATTCCCATAACCGTTTTTGGATATGCATTTGATGCGAATGTTGGACAGTTATTTCTAGAAAAAACGAAGAATTCGAACAACATAAAGATGCATGTTGTAAATTTTCTTTGCATATAGTCTGGCTTTCTCGGGTTTCTAAAGCTTACATTTGTATCTCTCTCCAGCATGAAATGGGTTGAATTGAAGATGGGACAACTCGGGGTACTAAATAACCCGAACTACAAAATTACGGCCCTTCTAGACCATTTAGCAATGATCACTGTTCAATCGGATTCTCGTGGACTCTTTGATTGCAAACCACTTGGTTTAATTTGGGCAAAGTTTCCTGAGGTACATAAAAAAACCAAAGTTGCTCTTGTTTTTGCTTCATTAGATTGGTATGCCCAAACGAAAATCGCAGACTGATGTATGGTTTCTTTTACGTATTCAGTTTTACAGTTCGAAAAACAC
Protein-coding sequences here:
- the LOC107927816 gene encoding ubiquitin-like domain-containing CTD phosphatase, which translates into the protein MAADAAATASSSVTEEELTLTVKWSGKEYTVRVCGDDSVAELKRRICEMTNVLPQRQKLLYPKIGNKLSDDSLLLSQIPLKSSLKMTMIGTVEDDIIVDPVEAPEIIDDFELGQDEAVDIKDKEVNKQKLKRRIDQYKIELKAPCRKGKKLLVLDIDYTLFDHRSSAENPLQLMRPYLHEFLTAAYAEYDIMIWSATSMKWVELKMGQLGVLNNPNYKITALLDHLAMITVQSDSRGLFDCKPLGLIWAKFPEFYSSKNTIMFDDLRRNFVMNPQNGLTIKPFRKAHANRDTDQELVKLTRYLLAIAELDDLSALDHSNWQLFTDDNVKRRRHA